The window GTCAGCTTTGTTCTGGTTGTGGCTACAAAAACAAAGACGTTAAAAATCTCGGATTACGTGAATGGGAATGCCCTAAATGTCATACCTATCATAATCGAGATATTAACGCAGGAATCAATCTTAAAAACGAAGCCCTAAGACTTCTAACCGCAGGGACTGCGGGGATCGCCTAATCAATAACTGGTGGATACACTGGTGTTCTTAGGAATCCCCTTCTTCAAACAACCCGTAAGGGTGTTAAGGAGGGGTAGTTCAATAGATCTGACCAGTTCCAATTCATTAAAAAACAAACGCAAATTCTCATAAATGGACATTCTAGCGTAAATGACAGGAATGTTCTCAACGCTCTAAAATCATTGGCAAGTGATAAAGTGTCCAATCTATTTTTCGATATTAACGCTGAACAAAAAAGGTTAGTGGAACCCATCATCGAGGTGGTGGACAGCGTGAAGGCGGAAGAATATTTGGTCAAATTAAAGCCTTATGTTATCCCTTTTAAACAAGTAACAGAGCAGACAGTGAAAAAACTTTTTCCGAAAGCCAAGAAGTTGAGGTTACCATCTTTAGATGAAATAGATCCCAAAGAATTGACGTATCTCGGCTGGAACGATAAGGGTACCAATAAAAAGTATATTATTGCACTTTGCCAAAATCATTTCATTGGGCTACATGGAACTTTTACCCTTGCAAGCAAAAAGGGATTTTGTACTCTTTGCAACAGTCATGGGGAAGTGGGCCTATTTATGTCAGAAACAAAAGGCGTTGCCCAGGGAACTTTCATTCGAAGAGGAAACTATATTTGCCAAGATAGCCAGAAATGCAATGAAAACTTGATATCGTTGGAGAAGCTAGAGAATTTTATTGAGGTTTTAAAGGCTAAAAGCAATCTGTAACTCTAGCAGTGTACAATGATTTATGTTCACTCTGATTTTAAAGCGATTTTATTGAATATAATATACTAATTAGTATGTTCAGATGATTAAGTGTAATATGACAATAAATGAGATGATTCAAATTTGTGTAAATTTAATTCTTACTTGACAGATGAGAATTATATAGTTTAAAATTAATTAAAATATTTAGAATTATTTTCCGTGCTGACTAGATCTCTAGAGGCTCTCTATTCAAGATGAATGCATCTTGAATAGAGAGCCTTTTATTATTTAGGCTGTGTTAAAGCATGGTAAACAGAGCCGTTATTTAAAAAGGAAGTTGGGATCAATTCAGAATCCGTTTTTTGGAAATCAATAATGATAAATCTAAAAATAGGAGTGATTCAGGTGGGCGATATTCTTCGGAAAGCAGTAGAAGATAGACGTAAAAAATTAATAGAGAAATTAATTGCTTTTAATGTGTATAAGAAAGAAGATAAGCATCTTTTTGAGTTATCTTTAACAGAACTTGAAAATGAATATAGAGGATTTCAATTATATAGTCATCCTCATGGTGATTTTGGATCAATCCAATTTTATTAGCAATAAATCAAAATAGTGGTCCTTGGCATAGTTACATAAAAAAACCATTTAATTGATGTTTTTCATTATAATAAAGATTTTTCTTAACCATGAAGAATAGAGACGGGTCCAAAAAACCTGTCCTTACAATAGAAATATCGTATTTTAATGGGGCAAAGGGACAAACACAAAGGAGATCGATATCATGAAGACCCAAAATGAAAATTTGGTAGGGATAATAAGAAAAACAAATAAACAGTTCGAAACAAGTAAATATCTTAATTTGCCAGATCTACAGTTTTTTAATTGGTGCAATCGAAAATATGGGGTCAATAGAGGTGTTTATAATACGATTGATCAATGGTTTTATGAGTATGGGATTGTCGAAATTCAATACCGTAGAATTCAGATTTTGGCATTCTTAGAATTTAATAAAGATGAACGGCTAGTGGAAGATCAACATAAATTTATCCGATTTGGTCATGGAGGCCTTACAAAAAGGCTGAATGAATTTATTAATGAAAGTGAACAAAGCAGAAATGTAATAAAACTGGAGATAAGATAAAAAAATATAATCCTTTCATTTTTTTTAAGTATAAATACAACTATTTAGGTAGGAATAGTTTGTGATTAAATATCAGAACATTCTTAAAGGGGGGATTGGTGTGAAGTCAATGTTAATTATTGGCGGAGATCATCTCGGTAAAATTACCCAAAGGCTAGAAGGAGAAGGGTTTAACGAAGTGACCCATTTAAATTGCCGAAAAAAAAGATGATACGAAAAGGAAAAGGAATACCAGGGAAATTTGATTTAATTTTAGTGTTAACAGATTTTATCAGCCACAGCGATTCAGGAGCTATTAAACGAAAGGCGCAGGATCAAGGGATTCCCATCTGTTTTTCCAAAAGGTCATGGTGTTCTATCTATCAGGAAATTAGCGGTAAGTTAAATAGATGATAACGAAAAACAATCAAACTAAAAATGACTAACAAAATGTATGTTAAATTGTTAGTCATTTTTTATTGTTTTATCAAGTTTTTCACATAGTAAATCCTCTAATTTGAAATAGAAAATGCACAGCGATTTGCTAGTGAACAATTACTGGTGTACACCTACATTTTGCACAATGGTGATTGGAGTGGAAGGCGCGAAGACTCCTGCGGGAGCAGCGGGACAGGCGAGACCCCGCAGGCGCTTTAGCGCCGAGGAGGCTCACCGCCCGACCCGCGGAAAGCGAAGCGTCTGGAACGGAAATCACCATCCTAGTTTTTACAGAGACTTTTTATAAAAAAGCATTATTGGAAGAATGTAAATAAACACAAACTTTATTGCGGCCCGTTCTTTTTGCTTGATACAATGCTTTATCAGCATCGTCGATTAATAGTGCAGGATCCTTTGTCGTTTCATCAAAACAAGCCAAACCAATAGAAATAGTAATATTAATTTTTTTACATGAGCTCAGTATGAATAAGTGGCTTTCAACATTCCTTCTTATCAACTCGCCAATTTCTACCGCTCGTTTCATCGGACAGTCTAAAAGAATGACAGAAAATTCTTCACCACCGTTCCTACTGACAATGTCAAAGGACCTTGCGGAATTTTTTAAAATGTCACCTAGTTCTTTTAATACAAGGTCTCCTTCTTTATGTCCATAAGTATCATTTACTTTTTTAAAAAAATTTTCTATAGTTATTTAGTCCTGTAAGTCCATCTGTTAAGGACTCAGATTTAAATCGATTAAATAGCTCTTGGCTACTTCGCAAGTATTCCAAAATGTAAAAAGCGATAAACCCACCTAAATAAGAAATAACCAAGAAAACAGGTATTAATAATATTAGTATAGTAACATCTTTTATTACGTATGAATAAAAAACAGAATAAATGAGGTTTGAAATTGTTAGTATAACTAATACTTTTATTTTTTTTGATAATTCCTTTTTTGAAAAGTAAAGAGAAACAATTAAATTGAAACGATGAGGATAGCAGCTAGATACGAAGAAGAATTTATTCCAATTAAAAAACGACCAAAAATCACCAATACCATTGAAACCAATGCTGGCACAGCACCACCATATAATGAAAGCAATATGATTGGGATATGTCTAAGATCAATGATGGTATTACCTAAATGAATACTATATAACATGAGAATGTTGCTTAATATTCCTCCAAGGGCACCTAATAGTAATCTTTAGGTAGTGGAGATGTCTTTTCTAGTGGAGAAGAATTCGTTAATTGGGTGTAAAGGAAAAGTAATGAAGTCATTATACCTAAATTTGAAAGAAGTTCTTTAAATATCATATACATCACCAATATAAAAATATCATATTATCTGATAATTTACAAATAATTTTTGACAAAGTTCGACATTGCTTTTCCAGAAAAGAGAGTGACCGAAGAGAGAAAAAACGCAACGATTAACAGAAAAGGGAAGTTGTGGCCACCTGAAGTAGAAATTAGTATAAGAAAGTGCGGATTCATTAAATGTTATGTTACGATAAAATAAGAGATGTTATTAATCAAGGACGGGGGTTTACCATATGTACAGCTTTAAAAACGATTACAGTGAAGGCGCACATCCAAGAATCCTAAATGCTTTAATTGAATCTAACTTTGTGCAGGAGGAGGGCTATGGAGAAGATCGTTATTCCCAAAAAGCGATTGCACTGTTAAAGGAAAGAATGGACTGCACAGACGTCGATATTCATTTTTTAACAGGAGGAACACAAACCAATTTAACCGCTATTTCAGCTTTTCTAAGACCACATGAAGCCGCTATCGCAGCTAGTACAGGGCATATTCTCGGACATGAGACAGGTGCAATCGAAGCGACAGGACATAAAATCATTTCAATAGATACTGAAGATGGCAAACTTAGCCCTTCGCACTTGGAAGCTGCACTCGATGCTCATCCAGATGAACACATGGTTAAGCCTAAGTTAGTTTACATATCTAATTCCACCGAAATAGGTTCTATTTATAAAAAGAAAGAACTGGAGCAGTTAAGTCGTTTCTGCCGTGAGCATAATCTTGTATTATTTATGGATGGTGCAAGACTCGGGTCAGCTCTTTGCTCTGCAGAAAATGACCTCGAGTTGATCGATCTGCCTGCACTTGTAGATGCTTTTTATATTGGCGGAACTAAGAATGGTGCACTAATCGGTGAGGCTTTAGTCATTTGCCGTGATTACCTTAAAAAGGATTTTCGCTACCATATAAAGCAAAAAGGTGGGCTCCTTGCAAAAGGAAGACTATTGGGAGTACAGTTTCTTGAACTTTTTCGGGATAATTTGTTCTTTGATTCTGCCACCCATGCGAATAATATGGCTGACTTGCTGAGGGATGAAATAAGCAAAGCCAATATTAAGTTCCTGAACCATTCTCCATCGAACCAAATATTTCCGATTCTACCCAATTCACTTATAACCGAGCTCCAAAATAAGTATTCATTTCATATTTGGGAAAAGGTCGATTCGGATCATTCTGCCATTCGGCTAGTAACTTCTTGGGCTACAAAAGAGGGTGAGGTACTCGCATTTATAGAGGACATAAAGGCATTAAAAAAGTAGTGTCTAATCAAATATTAGGAATCGAAGGATTTTTAATAATATTGAATTTTGGAAAACTATATTAATATTCTGTATAATTGAGCGGAGGCATAATAGTAGGATACTATGATAATAGTACGAAATCCTTAAATTGTATCACAGTATTATTTAGAACGATTTTTGAGGGGATGAATATGTCCAAGAAATTAGTTTATATTAAATTGATGCATACAATCATCTGGGTTTTTTACGTATTAATCATTTCCTACATAGTATTTGCAGGTCTTTATAACCAAATAAATTTATATACGTGGCTTGCAATTGGCTCAGTCATTTTTGAAGGAATAATTTTGATCATTTTTAAAGGGAAATGCCCATTAACGATTTTGGGGTATAAATACACAGAAAATCAAGAGGTTGGATTTGATATCTATTTGCCAAGATGGTTAGCAAAAAACAACAAATTGATATTTGGTACGATATACGTGACTGGGTTACTCCTAGTAATTTATAGATTGTTAAATTAAGGGAAGTCCTTTGGGCTTCCCTTAATAATCTTTATACTATCAGGAGTCTAACACATCGAAAATAATCACTTTGACTTTAATAACTTTAAACTAGACTTGCTTTTTTGTGAAAAAGGCAAAAATAATAGATTATTATCTATTTTTATAGGAAAATAGGATTACTACTATAAAAAAGCTTTAGTGCAAAAGCTCTGATTTTGACAAAATTTAGTAGACTTGTGATTGTCATCATCTGAAGAAAAGAACAAAAAGAATAGCTCCTCCGATTATTGGTAGCTATTTTGATGAGAGGGGTTTCTAACTTAATATGCTTTTAAGTATCACGATGCTGTTTTTAGGGTTACTGTTAGGATTTATTGGAGCCGGGGGCTCTGGGTTTATCATTGCAATTTTAGTGACCGTTTTTCACATTCCAATCCATGAGGCGCTTGGCACTGCTGTACCAGTTATGTTTATTAACGTAATAACTGGAAGCATGAGTCATTTTCGCGAAGGGAATATATATGTAAAGCAAGGGCTTTTGGTTGGGTTATTCGGGGGAATTGGCGCTTATTTTGGCATGCGTTTAACAACACTTATTAATCCAAATGTGTTAATGCTATTTACCGTTTTCGCACTGGCGTCATCTGGAGTTCTCATTTGGTTAAAAACAAGGATGAAACTCCAAAAGGAAGAAGTGAAGAAGGAGCCTGTCTTTTTAAGTTACGTTGGGATAGGTCTTGGAAATGGATTGATTTCGGGCACTTTTGGAATTGGCGCTGCACCATTTATTCAGTTATCCTTGTTAAAATGGCTTCATTTTCCAATGAGGATTGCAGCAGGAACCACCATGCTGGTCCTATTGCCGGTTGCATTTTTTGCGTCCATTGGGTCCATTCAAAATGGATACTTTGATCTTATGCTGTTTTTTCAAGTAGCGATTAGCACAATGTTTGGGACGTACGTTGGAGCAAAATTAACGAGTAAACTCCCTCAAGTATTCTTGCGCTATGGAATTGTCGTAACACCAATCGTAAGCGCGACTTTACTGTTAATGAATTTTTTATGAGGAAAGCAGTATTATTTTCATTACCGATATACAAACTAGATAATCGAAAGATAAGTTGCTATTATATTAGTTGAAAATGCCTATCATGAGTGAATGTAAACTTTTGCTCATCGTTAGCTTATTGGTTTTGAATTACATTTTAGGATGAGGGAATATAATGTCAACAAAAACGAGAGAGTCAAAAAAAATAGCTAGGTATTCATTAATTATCATGGGGATAGGTTTTATTGCAACCATCCCATTTCAAGGTTCATTTTGGGTAAATTTATTACAGGGTGGGTTTGAGGCAGGGCTAGTAGGTGGACTTGCTGATTGGTTTGCGGTTACCGCACTTTTTCGCCATCCATTAGGATTACCAATCCCTCATACTTCTCTACTAGCAAATAACCGAAAAAGAATGACAAATGGGCTTGTTTCGACCATAAAAAATGATTGGCTTTCTAAGGAAAGTATTCAGGGGAAAGTAAAACAAGTTCATTTTTCAGATAAGCTAGTGACAAGGATAGAACAAGAGATACATACTGAACCGTTTAGAAACGGTCTGATAAAGATGATAAAAGAAATAATTTGTAATATCGATGTTGAAAAAATTTCTCCATTTGTAAAAAAACAAATTACTTCTGCTCTTTCAAAAATTGATATGAGTAAATTTCTCCAACTACTAAGTACACAATTACTTAAAGAACAATTTGATCAAAGGGTTTTGGATCATATTTTGAAAAAAGCTGAGACCTGGCTTAAACAAGAACAAACAAGTCAACGCTTAGGTACAGTTTCCATGAATTTACTCAACAAAATTGAATTAGATGGGATCCTTCAATTTGCCCTTAATTCCATTAAAAATATACTCAGTGAGGAAAAACTTGGAAATATAGTGAAAAAACTATTATTAAGCGGCATCCATAGTTTGCAGGATAGTAATGATCAGAACAGAGCAGCTTTAATCTTATATATTCGAAAAGAAATACAAGGCATTAATGAAAACTCGGAGCTATTAGAGGGTATTGAAAAATGGAAAAATCAACTTCTGGAGAACTGGGAGCCTGATGAAACCATTACAAACATGCTGATACACATTCAAAAGAATGTATTAGAACTAATTGAAACTCAAAGTTTTATGGATATCTATCTAATTCCCTTAATTAATCATACCTTAGGCAAAATAAAAGAAAGAAATACTAATATTGATAACTGGATTCAAAACCAAATCGTTAACCTTATTGAAAATAACCATTCACAGATAGGCAATCTCGTTCAGGAGAATTTAGATAAGCTGGACGATGAAACCTTGATTGATATGATGGAAAATAACATTGGTAAAGATTTGCAGTGGATCCGTGTGAACGGAGCAGTTTGTGGTTTTATTATTGGAATTATCCTAACAGGAATCCAAGTAGTAGCTAGCCTCATGCAATTTTCTTTGTAGGTCAATAAAAATGAAGCCATTCTCACAGGAAGAGAATGGCTTCTTTGCTTTCGATTTTGAAGTGCAAAATTACAATTAGTGACTGAAATCGAATTAGAATTTGCAGCTGAATAAAAAAACTAATTAACACAATAGACGATACTGAAAAAAATCTGAACTTTTGCTTCATTTTTATTACATTATTCAACATTTGACCCCGTTATTTGAATAAAAGTCATCTTAATGTGGATGTATTCTCGAATATGGGGAAATTCACTCATCTTTTGCGGTGTTCTAATCGACTTTTCGAGATATATGCTCGACTTTTCGAGATATATGCTCAACTTTTCAGGATATATGCTCGACTTTTCGATATATATGCTCAACTTTTCAGGATGTATGCTCGACTTTCAGGATATATGCTCGACTTTCAGAATGTATGCTCGACTTTCAGAATATATGCTATCTTTATTAACATAAATATCCATTAATCAGGTGCAAATTCCTATGCTATATACCCTTAGACCCCGTCAAGTCAAAAAAAGTAGTAGTCCAATTTATATAAATTGGGCTACTACTTGGTTTATTATTTACAGTTTTGTACTCGAAAACCTGACACGTGACAGGCTCGAAGTTATTTTTTATTAACTTGGCGTCCGCTTTTTTTCTGACTTTGTGAACTAGTGTTTCCAATTTGAAAATCATTACCTAATTCAACATCGTTTCTTTTATCCTGTTTCTCAATTTGCTCTCTGGTTTGATCCTTATTTTGTCTGCCTTGATTGGACATTCTTTCCCATCTCACTTTCAAATATTATCGTTTTTATTATGCTCAAGTATTTAGAAAAAAATTATAGGGTGATCAAATAATATGTTGTTTTTAAAACATAAAAATGAACAAAAAGTGTCTGAATAGTGATTTATTTAATAGGAATTACCCTCTGTCAGAATTATATTTAAAGTAATAATATCCGAAAAGGCAAACTAGTCGAAAGATTCTCGCGTAAAGCTCCGGGTCTAAGTCGTAAAATAACCATCCAGATGAATGTCCCAAAGAAAGGACAAAAAAGATGAATACTACTAACTTGAAAAGAAAACTATTTATCTTGATCTATTTTGTCACCTTTAGCATATTTCTTTATTATTGGAAGGGGCATCCTATCGTATCTTTGATAGGAACATGTGTATTTTCGAGTATAGCCTACGCGATTAGCACAACTTGGCTGATATCCTCTTTCAGGAAAATTACCGGCAAACAAAGGTATATTTGGTTATGGTTAGGATTATGTGGATTTTGTCTTTTAGTTGCACAACTTTACTGGACAATTTACCAAATCACATTTCAAACGATTCCATATGGGAATTTGGGTGATTTGATTAGATTAATAGGGTATGTCATGAACTTAATTGCCCTTTTTTATGTCATGAAGGTGATGAAAGATACCATTCCAATGATTGCATTCTTATTTCATGTCGTTATTTTAATGATTGTTGGCTTTAGCATCTGTTGGTCTTTTATTATTCACCCGATTTTAAATTATCCGCGAGAACTTTCTGTTTTATCATCCTCAATCTCGACAGGGTATATCCTATTAGACGCCAGTTTATTTTTTGCTATCATTTGTTTATTGTATAGTTCCTTCAATCCCGCAGTTAGAAAAGTATTCTATATGATTTCCTTACCGCTATTAATCCAAATAATGGCGGATGCCTTCTATAATTATCAATCCTATTATGAAAAATATACGAATGGAAACTACGTTAATCTATTATGGCCAATGGCGCAATTGTTAATGGGATTATCAGCACTTTTATCACGGGAATTCCAATGGATACAAAGGGAGTCTCGTATGAAAATAGGTTCACCGGAGAATAAAGGGTTTTACATCACCTATATCAGTTCTGGTCTATTTCTCATTGTTTCCCTGGTCTATCATCAAGGAAAGTTAGATGTGCTCCAAATTGGAATTTATTTGATTATGTTACTTTTGCTATTCAAACAAGTTTTCAGCACGATTGAGAATAGGAGAATGATTGAAAAATTATACAGGCTGGCAGGCTCAGAATCAACTAATCAAACAGGCACAGGTTCTACTAAAAGAGGAAATTACATACAAGGTTTATTTTTAAAAATTGAGGAATTAGTTCATTTTGACGCACTAACAAAGCTGGCGAATAATAGCTTATTTCATAAACGAGTTCAACTAGAAATAGACTTAATGCAGCATAGGGAAGGGAAGTTCTCAATTCTGTTTATCGATATGGATCGTTTCAAAAATATTAATGATCGCTTGGGGCATCATGGAGGTAATTTGTTATTACAACAAATTGCCGATCGATTTTGTTCGACTCTGGGCGGGAAAGCGATGATTTCAAGGATGTCTGGAGATGAATTTACCATCCTCTTACCAGATACTAATCAACAAAAATCGATTTTGGTTGCTGAAAAAATCATTCATGAATTCTCAAAGCCCTTTTTCATAAAAGGAAATGAAGTATATTCAACCGCAAGCATAGGTATTAGCATCTATCCTGATCATGGCAATGATGTTGATGTATTGATGAAGAATGCCGACACCGCCATGTATTTAGCAAAAGAGGAGGGGAAAAATCAATTTAAGATCTTTAGCGTAACGCTACAACAAAAACAGACAAGAAGAATAGAGTTAGAATCACAATTAAGAAGGGCGATTCAACAAGAACAATTTTTGCTGTATTATCAGCCATTGGTGGAATTGGGTTCTGGTGGTGTCGTTGGAACGGAAGCTCTTATTCGCTGGAATCATCCTGAATTAGGAATGATATCGCCGCTTGAATTCATTCCTTTAGCTGAAGATACAGGATTAATTGAGCCTATTGGTACCTGGGTGATGAAAACAGCTTGTCAACAAATGAAAGAATGGCAGGAAGCTGGTTTAACGAATATCTTTATTTCTGTTAATGTATCAGCAAAACAATTTAAGGATCCGCTGTTTACCAGTAAGGTGGTGGGAATCCTCAGTGAAACGGGGTTAGACCCTCATTTGTTAAAAATTGAACTAACGGAAAGTGTGCTTCAAGATATTGAAATCATGATCCCAATTTTAATGAGGCTGAAGGATTTGGGAGTGAAAATAGCGATTGATGATTTTGGAACTGGGTATTCATCTCTAGCTTACTTAAAGCATTTGCCAATTGATTGTTTAAAGATAGATAAGGCATTTATTGATGAATTGATCGATAACCCAGAGGGTCCTTTAGTTAAAACGATCATGAGCATGGGAAAAAACCTACAATATGAGGTCATAGCTGAAGGAATTGAAACGAAGGAACAAGTAAAATTTTTAAAAGAAATAGACTGTGTTTTAGGGCAAGGGTATTATTACAGCCGACCTTTGTCAGCTACCGAGTTTGAATCCTATGTCAACGAGTCATATTTAACTGCGGCGGTGTCCTAATTGGCTAGGGAACGAGAAAAATTTTAAAAGTAAAAATAATAAAGGTTGAAGTTTAGTGAAGAATCAGATAAAATAAAACAAATGAAAAGTCTATGTGTAACTGGCGAAACGCGGATAACCGTGAGGGAGCACATAGTGACGTAGCCGTTCGCCTGGGCAGAGGTAAGGGATTTAATATCCTTTACCTCTTTCTGCTTATTAAGGGGGGAAGGAAGTAAAAGTTGATATATCCAATAAAAAATATTAGAATATTAAAAATAACAAACGATTTGAAATTAAGTAAAAACAAAAAGGGGATAACAATAAAATGAGCGCAATAACTATAGACAAGGTAAAAACAATCAAAACATTAAACAGTATTGCTGAGAATGGGTTAAATGTTTTCAATAAAGATACCTATACGATTGATAATAATAGTGAAAATCCTGATGCGATTGTTGTTCGCAGCTATAACATGCATGAAATGGAGTTTGGAAGTAATCTAAAAGCAATCGCACGTGCTGGTGCCGGTGTCAATAATATTCCTGTTGAAAGATGTACGGAAGAAGGAATTGTTGTTTTTAATACGCCTGGTGCAAATGCTAATGCTGTAAAGGAAATGATTCTTACTGTATTAATTGCTTCATCACGTAACCTTTTTGATGGTGTAGCATGGACAAAGACATTAGTGGGCGAAGGTGCAGAGGTTCCTAAGCTTGTAGAAGCAGGAAAGAAACAATTTGTAGGAAAAGAAATTAAGGGGAAAACTCTTGGTATAATAGGTTTAGGAGCGATTGGTGCTCTTGTTGCAAATGATGCCCTTGATTTAGATATGGATGTAATTGGTTTTGATCCGTTCATCTCTGTAGATACTGCCTGGAATTTAGCACGCAATGTACAACGTGCGATGACGATTGAACAATTGTTTGCAAACTCCGATTATATCACAGTACATGTTCCGCTAACTGATGACACAAAGGGAATGTTTAATCAAGAAACATTCAGCATCATGAAGCCAGACGTTCATATTTTAAATTTTTCACGAGGCGAGCTAGTGAATGAAGCAGATATGGAAGCTGCACTCGAAAGTGGAAAAGTTGGTAAGTATATTACAGACTTCCCGAATGAAAATGTATTGAAAATGAAAAATACCATCCCAGTTCCACATCTTGGTGCCTCTACTGCTGAATCAGAAGAAAACTGTGCCATTATGGCTGCTCGTCAAGTGCAGGAGTTTCTAAATACAGGAAATATCAAAAACTCAGTGAATTTTCCAAACGCTAACCTTCCTTATACAGGACAACTACGAGTGGCAGCTTTCCACAAAAACGTTCCAAACATGGTGGGTCAGATCACATCTGTTATTTCAAGCTATAATTTGAACATTGCTGACATGATTAACAGAAGCCGCGGTGGATATGCTTACACAATGGTTCACATTGAAGATAAAGCAAACGGTGATATCATCCCTGGTTTAGAGGAAAAAATCAGCCAAATAACAGGCGTTGTTACAGCTCGTATTATTTAAACAAAGCAGGAATAAATATCTTAGACATATATATTTAAAAAGGAGTCCAATCCAACGATTGGGCTCCTTTTGTCACTGTCGGAACTTGCCGAGCAATTAGTGAACTTTAGTGTTAAGTAATTTAATGCCCATGGCAATAAAAACAATTCCTGTTAATCTATTCAACACATTTCCAACTTTCGCATTGCTTCTTAATTTATTTGTCGCCATTGAGGAAAAGAAGGCTGTAATTAAACACCAAGTGCCCCCTGTTAAAGTGAAAGTCAATCCTAGTAAAATAAAAGGAATCGGACTTGAAACCCCAGGGCTAGTATGAATAAATTGGGGCAGGAAAGCTATGAAAAACAAGGCAACTTTTGGATTAGTCACATTCGTTAGCATACCTTGCAGGAATATTTTTTTATTACTCTGCTTCGGTAAGTCTTTTTGCTCATTTATTGTCTTTTTGGTTATTAACATTTTAAAACCTAAATAAGCTAAATAAATAGCCCCAATAATTTTGATTAAATTAAACAAGAATGCTGATTGCATTAAAATAACG of the Bacillus sp. 1NLA3E genome contains:
- a CDS encoding phosphoglycerate dehydrogenase, which produces MSAITIDKVKTIKTLNSIAENGLNVFNKDTYTIDNNSENPDAIVVRSYNMHEMEFGSNLKAIARAGAGVNNIPVERCTEEGIVVFNTPGANANAVKEMILTVLIASSRNLFDGVAWTKTLVGEGAEVPKLVEAGKKQFVGKEIKGKTLGIIGLGAIGALVANDALDLDMDVIGFDPFISVDTAWNLARNVQRAMTIEQLFANSDYITVHVPLTDDTKGMFNQETFSIMKPDVHILNFSRGELVNEADMEAALESGKVGKYITDFPNENVLKMKNTIPVPHLGASTAESEENCAIMAARQVQEFLNTGNIKNSVNFPNANLPYTGQLRVAAFHKNVPNMVGQITSVISSYNLNIADMINRSRGGYAYTMVHIEDKANGDIIPGLEEKISQITGVVTARII
- a CDS encoding LysE family translocator; translated protein: MYGIINFEVFLVTAILLNLTPGTDTMYIVSRSISQGRAAGIYSALGISAGVVVHTLLAAFGLSVILMQSAFLFNLIKIIGAIYLAYLGFKMLITKKTINEQKDLPKQSNKKIFLQGMLTNVTNPKVALFFIAFLPQFIHTSPGVSSPIPFILLGLTFTLTGGTWCLITAFFSSMATNKLRSNAKVGNVLNRLTGIVFIAMGIKLLNTKVH